Genomic DNA from Lactuca sativa cultivar Salinas chromosome 8, Lsat_Salinas_v11, whole genome shotgun sequence:
atgcaagaagaatgttcaaagcaatgaactttgaatatgagacttcatttccatggagttgatctccattggaatactccgTAATGTATATTGACAagactttgtgactttgtgcataatcattacaagaggaccaatgcatataagtttagaatctaacagatttaggtaaatggcaggaatttggaattcttgcatttgcagtaaggatttgggattgtaaaATAggtatcattggaattatgttcaaccGATCTATTTCACTGTCACACCCcgaccgtcggcggaaacaccgggcggtgtaacgtcatttcttgtatcatagttatcaacttcttgaaaacacatgcattttaaaatacgtcaacaaaaagttggtgagtccacaggctTTGActctatataaaaataatacattttccaagtttcaaaagtatagttttgaaagtatcattttgactctccaacatttagtatatatatatatcctaggtataatgtTTTACTTACCAAATTAGTATATATCTATAAGTctcatatattataaatataaatgtttgtaattccatacaaattaagttgctacgtataaatctcatttcaattctatacgagtaaaaccgctacgtataaatctatttcaattctatacgagtaaaaccgctacatataaatctatttcaattctatacgagtaagtaggataggtgtagtggtctacttaatatacaagtaatatACTGACTACATTcttatacttagagtataagtctttggggaacttatacttaacattcatacttgtatatcgacaaagtataatgcttctaaagttGTGCTACCATGAGTTTGTAGCTGCGACTGTATGACTTAGTTTTATAcctcttattattattaaaagGATCACacattgcggtagtacaaggattacaccttgaggtagtacaaggatcacaccttgcggtagtacaaggatcacaccttgagGTAGTACAAGaatcacaccttgcggtagtataAGGATTACACCTTGAGGTAGTAAGAGGATGACACCTTgaggtagtacaaggatcacgcCTTACGGTAGTTTCTGCACGTTTCATCGACGCcggaataataacaaataaaaggatagttcatcactcgctgttggttgactgtagctaacaatcacaAGTGTGGTGGTCAACCCGgatactaattatacacgacttcctcgctcacataGGATTAAAGAATATAGGTCAGAGGACtttcactaagatccccaatcttagatgATGAATACAGTGGCTCAGGTAGACTTTAACGACGTTCTATagttctaacaacaaaagcattttcatgtctaaaaccctaagttactagaatatgcttttaaacattactcctaacttcataatatttaggcagaATAatagctatatcttgaagtaaaaccacgttttatcttgacctaaaaccaataataagaacatataacgttcctagttttttcttgacataaaactatcaataacaataccaagttttatcttaacataaaactaacaataacaacatataacatatccagttttatcttgacataaaaccaataatagcaacatactctaTAACTTAACATATtgaacttccgaatataactttggaactatatcgcacacaacatatatatagaatcctaagtataactcaagatctacattagtatgtTATTATAACAATAACATGCTAACAACTTTACAATAGTTGTATACTTTCAGATACGAAATAAATATATCCCtgttattataactatctatgttgatactaatatactatcatataaacataataataacatatatatataatatttagcatgaGTTTTCCCcagaaatattagaaagtggggccgtgaaactcaccttagtagtGTGATTTTATGGAATCTAACTGAAACCGTTCAGCGGTTCGCGATCACCGGGCTCAGGATGCAAGATGGCTTTAGCAAATGACAGAGGAGAGAAAAGAAATggtttaaggagagaggaggccgaACTTGCTATTCATAGGCTGTTTTGGGCCATTCCACGTCGTGGCATACAtagggtcacgtcgtggccaTCCATGAGTCACCCCGTAGTTTCAACAAGTGTTTTCTAGCCCCGATTAGTGTCCCAGACACGTTTCACGTCGTGGCCTTAATGTCCACGTCGTGACTtaaggcggctagggtttctgccacgTGTCATGCCCTTAGACAGCTGCATATTCGGAAGGCCATAAcatttgcatacgagctccgttttttgcgttctttatatccacgcgtaggtatttctgagtgctacaactttcttttagactccaagAGCTAATTATAAGTCTATTTTAAAATTcatcttattatagagatttatagtgttcggtttatcataacttcttcatgcgaagtcagatttagatgctCTCTATCTTTTTGGAATcttatggacgtatactttgagttgtatcataaagaaagttcatatttgtattagagttatcatgaaatacatagtaagtttattaccttactagtttaacaaaatcacattacatgattggtataatcacatgtgattgttattgacctaattttgactattgttacattctccccctaattataaaatttcgtcccgaaatttatttTGTACCAGCTGCCACTGAAGGGTCCTGGATAGCTTCCCTACTTTCTATTACGATTGCCCTACCACAGTTTAACTTCCTTGACTCCTTAACTTTGGACATTCCTTCTTGATATGTCCAATTTCACGACACTCAAAACATGCTCATCCTCCATCATAGCCTGTTTCAGTGTTTGTTCATAGATTTTCTGTTGTAGGTGTTGTGCTCCTACAATAATTAGCAGTGTGTCCCTACTTTTTGCAATTCATGAAAATATAACAGTCACCTGCGTGCTGATGGTTGCATTGACTGCACCACGAACAGTTACCTAGGTGATGATGATTACACTGAGTGAACATTAGGAGTTTTCAAGCATACTTCCTTAGTTGTACGGGTATTGTTGTGGTGGCTGCATAATTAGTTGCCACATCTTGTCTCTCCTCAGATGATTGTGTGGGATTCTTCCTATTAAATTTGCGCTTGTTCATTCCAGATTCGGGAGACTCAGCTATAAATCCCACTTGGATTTCTATGATGGTAAGCTGATGAGCTATATGCTTTGCACTGTTATATGTTTGTAGGATTCGATGCGATCACCATTCCTTTTATTTGCAATGCTAGACCCCAGATATATCGCTCAATTTTCTTATATTCGGGGGTTACTAGTGCTGGACACATCACCGCAAGATGATTGAATCTAGCGGTATAAGCATTTATCTCTGAAACCTTCATGGTTAGGGTCCACGATTCTTGTTCCAACTTATGTATTTCCTCCCTGGGAAAATACTCCTCTACTAGCATCCTCTTCATCTCTTCCCATTGCATGGAATTGGCGGCATCAATACCTGTTGTATtcacatggttgttccaccatgtaaGTGCTCCATCAGCGAAGGTACACGCAGCAAATCGTACCTTACATTCGTCAGGACAAAAGCTTATTTGAAATACTGATTCTGTCTTTTCAATCCACCAGGTCAAGCTAACGACCCATTCCGTTCCATGGAAGCTCTTAGGTTTGCAATtcataaaatccttgtaggtacaCATTCTGGCAGTCCTTACATTGCCTTCGTTTCTAACTCCTCCTCTTGTGATATTAGCAAGAGCTACATCGATTCACTGAGCTataatttcttcaagttctaCTGAACTTATTGGAGGGTTTGTTTCTAGTGGTGGTggttgcgattgttgttgtttTGGTTCTGGTCGTCGGTTCAGGTTTAGACGAGCGCTACTTCTTCTAGGCATTTTGTTTAGTTCCTATACATTTTAGATCACTAAGTGTTTATTCTATAAAATATTACTCCCAATTTTAATAGTTCATATAATATGATCAAAATAAAATATAGTTGTAAACCTACACCTAGTTGTGATAAGATCTATGCATATAtaaactttagttggaatatctgatctaaatccttgagatCCAAAACATTCCGGGTATTTAGGTGTATTTTCATCACGGGTCTGAGTCTTCATATATGACtctatatttattatttgttgtattcatgctctattaattattgtttgttacttcaAGTCTAGCTGATAAGGGACTGGTCAGTCAGGGCAGTCGGTGGgtaggatcattttagcatatagctgTTTTGGAATCCAACAACCCAAATCGACATGTCTATCCTGTCACCGCTCTCgtaagtagtccttcagtagaataattaataataatttttattacaggctaagggatatacctaaacctaacagagtaagccctaaactatagtcgtgatttcctaagaaagtactaattcactatagttaatagctctgataccaatctgtcacaccccgaccgtcggcggaaacaccgggcggtgtaacgtcatttcttgtatcatatttatcaacttcctgaaaacacatgcattttaaaatacgtcaacataaagttggtgagtctataggttttgactccatataaaaataatacattttccaagtttcaaaagtatagttttgaaagtatcattttgactctctaacatttagtatatatatcctaggtataatgttttacttaccaaataaggatATATCTATAATTCTCATATATTATAAATACAAATggttgtaattccatacaaactaagttgctacgtataaatctcatttcaattctatacgagtgaaaccgctacgtataaatctatttcaattctataagAGTAAAACCGCTacatataaatctatttcaattctatacgagtaagtaggataggtatagtggtctacttaatatacaagtaatatACCTACTAGACTCTTATACTTCAAGTATAAGTCTTTGgggaacttatacttaacattcatacttgtatatcgacaaagtataatgcttctaaagttgtgctaccatgagtctgtagcTACGACTGTATGACTTGGTTGTATGCCTCTTATTATTATAACAAGGATCACacattgcggtagtacaaggattacaccttgaggtagtacaaggatcacaccttgcggtagtaaaAGGATCACACCTTgaggtagtacaaggatcacaccttgagGTAGTACATGGATCACACCATGcagtagtacaaggatcacaccttgaggtagtacaaggattacaccttgcggtagtacaaggatcacacgtTATGGTAGTTTCCGTACGTTTCATCGACGccggaacaataacaaataaaaggatagttcatcactcgctgttggttgactgtagctaacagtaacAAGTGGGGTGGTTAACCCGTATATTAATTGTACACCACTTCCTCGCTCACATGGGATTAACGAATACAGGTAAGAGGACtttcactaagatccccaatcttagatgATGAATATAGTTGCTCAGGTAGACTTTGACGACATTCTATAGTTCTAACACCAAAAGCATTTTCGTGTCTAAAATCCTAAGTTAGTAGACTATGGTTTTAAACAtcactcctaacttcataatatttacgcagtataacagctatatcaTGAGGTAAAagcaggttttatcttgacctaaaaccaatattAACAACATATAAAGTTCCAAGATTTATCTTgatataaaactaacaataacaataccaagttttatcttaacataaaactaacaataagaacatataacatatccagttttatcttgacataaaaccaataatagcaacatactctataacttaacatatagaacttctgaatataacttcggaactatatcgcacacaacatatatatagaatcctaagtataactcaagatctacaataGTGTACTATTATAACAATAACATGCTAACAACTTTATGATAGTTGTATACTTTCAGATACGAAATAACTATATCCCcgttattataactatctacgttggtactaatatactatcatatagacataataataacgtatatataatatttagcacgcgttttcccccgaaatattagaaagtggggccgtgaaactcaccttagtagtGTGATTTTATGGAATCTGACTGAAACCGTTCAGCGGTTCGCGATCACtgggctcgggatgcaagatggCTTCTGCAAATGACACAGGAGAGAAAAGAAATGgtgtaaggagagaggaggctggacttgctatttataggttgTGTTGGGCCATTCCACGTCGTGGCATACAtagggtcacgtcgtggccaTCCATGAGTCACCCCGTAGCTTCAACACGTGTTTTCTAGCCCCGATTAGTGTCCCAGACACGTTTAACGTCGTGGCCTTAATGTCCACGTCGTGACTtaaggcggctagggtttctgccacgTATCATGCCCTTAGACATCtgcatcttcggaaggccataacgtttgcatacgagctccgtttttgacgttctttatatccacgcgtaagtaTTTCAGAGTACTATAgctttcttttagactccaagAGCTAATTCTAAGTTTATTTTAAAATTCATCTTATTATAGGGATTTATTGTGTttagtttatcataacttcttcatgcgaagtcagatttagatgctCTCTAtctttttggaatcgtatggacgtatactttgagtaatatcataaagaaagttcatatttgtattagaattatcatgaaatacgtgttaagtttattacattactagtttaacaaaattcacattacatgattggtataatcacatgtgattgttattgacctaattttgacTATTGTTACATTCacagagtaaagatcatagacaaaattagtgtgcatacttggtgtatggcataactaatgtttggaaaaacatagtgtgcatacttggtgtttggcatgactagtgtttagaaaaaaccatagtgtacatgcttggagcatgggacaactattgttttttagtttaagtataaagttgatagcttgaaaaagtatgcaatgaataatgtgtaatcaatatggtgataaataaaagttgctctatttatattcataagttctgagaccatatttgatttgattattcttgtgcttcactttgcatgttttgacttccagaataactaggtcattatTCCTGAATGACTaggttatttaaaccatccacagtcggtcatatgttggaagtagatataaatCAAAACTGTTATGAAGCTGGATtatagatgtccaaggtatgggacataaCACGAGttactgcaacattcatgagtgctcttaagttctgagtattggattcaactcatgttcactggtatcacttcatggaatttatctcgagtgataatctcatataagtcttcaaacctagatatatgacttgttgcctatgagttggttgtacattgattgtacgaaaatgcattggtaactcgatgttataaaacgtgcctttgtgtatgattcaacaagtagtagaacaagcatatgagtcgaagtttatccgttccttcttggattaaaagcgatatttgggccccttgatgattttgtgttgacccatgtaccgggcccagtcagaaataagttgatgtgttcaattaagttctatgtcaaacaaatcggaaatcgggaaacaaattgttggacaataagtaagacattgttccatgtatttgttcggctgatatctagaacagaggattatatgatcacttatcttaaatggcgtatcatcatcatctcagttccatgAGACcttaaaagagctacgattgttgatcggttcctgaagttattcttgcagatatagttattagacttatccaagtgggagactattggattaggtgtctaagttcataactatttctgggatgtacttgacctggttggcatggtccatttgggttgcatggcattgcaacacttggatagactaaatgagagaaaggacacttaaggattattagtatattataatttctaatatattaataatattatttaattagtattgatcacaaaattaattatgtgatcaaaaagagactaattaaatagatgtggttgattgtgtaaataatattttcttttatggtgggctaatgatccatggtttgtatggattgggctaaaacccataaggtgttccatggataatccatggaggttacaaacccattgATCAttgaatatgaaaagccatgacaattagggtttacatggtgtaaccctacttgtgccacaactatataaagaccccaatctagcaaaatcggcactacttgtacaagatagagggctagccgattttaaggttaagtgaacttctctcaagtctattccaagagttttagtgttgtgtgagacatttgtggcatcacacttgaggtgctaggctcacaaggttatcaaggaatccaaactacaaaaaggtatgttcttcttctagcatttatgtctaaaagttccccatggtatGCTAGATACGATAAACACCTTGGAGAATCAATGTTGCATGTATCataataaaacatagatccaaggtttctagggttgcatgtacaccttaggagtgttagaatgctcaaaacccttcataaaataccctcaagagtcataaagtttccaactttatgatttttCATGTCTATTAAGTTCTTATctcaacttcttaatccattaagaccttcttaaTGACGCATTAAGCAAAATCAACCATTTGGAATCCATTTTTATGGCTCAAGATCCTTCCAAAggcctgaaaggacaacttaatgggtcaagaacatgttATGTTAATGAATCTTAACATTTGGGAAAAAAAGGACCAAAAGTCATTCTAACACAAGATCTAAATGAAACTTCATCAAGTTCAATACTCTATACCTCAAAATGGTGCCAAAACGGGGTGTGATCCTGGATCTAAAGAGCTTCACTCCTCCAAGGTGGTCTCtccttctttctttcttcttcaaaagcacAAAGCACACACACTTAAGATTAGAAATGCTTCACAATGTGGATTAGGGTTGCAAAACGTTTCAAGAGGATGGAGGCTATTAAAGTAAGGGTaaatgaggctataatggggtttaaatatgagccaaacccaaataattagggtttgcatgcctAGCACGTAAGCCCTACGTACATATGTATGCCCTACATATTAGGGTGCGCCCTAGTAGGCTCAGCGTATAGACGTATGCATGGGTACTCCCCAAAATCCCAAATTATGAAAATTCCACTTGGACATTCATTGTAGTCATTATTATACTTAGGGacgaaaacgaaatataattcaATTATAGAGTCAAAATTACAAGTACCTTATCATCGGGATTATACATGCACCCTAGGGTAGACGTTGTGCACTAGGTTGACATGGTTCCATCCAGGACTTGACATGTGGCCTAAAATGGGTGGGGCTGTGTTGTTGCTTCTAGAACCAGCTTACGTGTCGTGCGTGTGTTGTTTTTCAGTTTTTCAAAAttgtgtaacttcttcatacaaactcattttttgatgttctttatatccatagaaAGTGCTCAGTGAGaactataacttttatttagattatgTTGGTTAATTTTggtattattttttttacacatgcttagactgttaaagcccGTATAAAATTCATGACTCTTTCATCCTGTGTCCGTTTTCGATAGAATTTAGATCGTTGGACTCCTATTAAAGAGATCTATAATTCTAATTTAGATTGTCTTGGCTAAAAATTGGCTGATCTAGAATTCAATTTCTGAGTTGTATATTGCTatgctgaatcttagaaaaatcatatcttcctctcacaaagtcatatttagatgttctctatatgcacgctcttagtttaatgactactacgacttttgtttatatCACTTAGGCAAAAAGTAAATTATCAAAAATTTACTCTACGATACATAGAGCAGTACGGGTTTAATCACGAAACTtagaagaagcataacttcttcatactaaGTCGGATTTGAAGGCTCCTTATATCTCCTGAATCCTTGTAACGTATATTACAATTAGGTTAAAAATATTTgtcttaaataataatttatctTCGACGCGTATTTTAatcttatttattatattatgaAATAATTATACAATTTGCATAAATATTGCATAAAACACATAAGCgcataaatatatgaaaaatccTTTCTTATTTATTCGTATAaaggttacaatagttgaccGAAGTGATTATAGTTTGTAACTAGTCTAGAAGGAAACACGGGCATTTCAATGCGTGTCATGCATACCAACCCTACATGTCGTGCATTTCTGTGATGTCTCTCCTCTGCCTTGGTGCCACATCTCTGAAATATGGTGGTCCAAGTCTTCTTGTTTGTGTGCGTCGTGCAAACGTATGTGTTCAGGTGCGCTCGAATGttaaaaactttgaaaaatcgtATATTCTTCATACAagatccgttttcaacgttctttataacAATGTGTAGCTATCGAcaaaatctacaacttttgtttagactccatcgtcTAATTCTCATTTaagttttaatgttatattttgaaCATGCGTAGACTGTTAATGCCcgaataaaaatcataactctctcgtacAATATTTGTTCTCGAGTGTCTTAATATCGACAGATatgtattaatgatatcttcaactctcatttagattgtttttcctgaCAATCCAATGATTCCAATTTCGGTTTCTATGTCTCACACTGCTGCACTAAACTTTTGAGAAGTCATTACTTCCTCTCAGGAAGTCAGATTTTGTGTGTTCTATATATGTACGAGCTCACTtttatgaatacaatgacttttgttaagattattcatcataaataatcttctatcaaaatatCTAATAATATTATACTTGAATCATCTAGTCATATCTTGTGGGTGTTAGAATAATGTATTCTTAAAACATCATAGTAGAGTCATAAAATAAATAGTGCGGAAAACTCCAGGGGATTTAGTGCGATCAAGCCAGGCCCTTCCCTTTAGAACCAGAcgtacctaaaacatttaaacattaaacagtaagaacaaagcttagtgagttcccctaaatacGAAATACCATACATAACTATCGGCCCAACCCTAGGGGTATGTTTCAACCCATATAAACGTTATGTTCCAACCTTAGTCTTACAATCTCTTATCATGCTACCTCACAACTATAGTCTTTCCTTCTATGATCCAACTATGGTTTTCCATAcaagtgttgtgatccaaccacagTCTTTCATACAAGTGTTGTGATCCAAGCATAGTCTTTCATGCAAGAGTCACAGAGACAGTCTTGCATCCTACTTAGTATAGTGGGAGGACTCAACTCACACTCGAAATCGAAAACACCAAATCTCATACAGGTAGTTTGCTACCTATATTTTATATTCACTATGAGGTCCTATAACCGAGCTTTTGACAATTGATAAGCCTATCTCGATGTTTCATCAGATGTCATAAATAGTAAAGAAAATTATCACCCTACATGACTCAACTGTAAAGGTTCTAGCTATCAACCATAAGTGAGGCTGTCAACCCATACATATCTATACATAATTCTCCCGCTCCCTAAAAATTAATGGTTATGAGCCAGAGGTCTTTGTATGTTTTTGATACTTAGTTCATGAGTGTAGCTCACATAAATTCATTGATATTAAATCAATTTGATGCCCCTACATTTAATTGAACAAGTTTCTAGACAAAGTATC
This window encodes:
- the LOC111921120 gene encoding uncharacterized protein LOC111921120 encodes the protein MCTYKDFMNCKPKSFHGTEWVVSLTWWIEKTESVFQISFCPDECKVRFAACTFADGALTWWNNHVNTTGIDAANSMQWEEMKRMLVEEYFPREEIHKLEQESWTLTMKVSEINAYTARFNHLAVMCPALVTPEYKKIERYIWGLALQIKGMVIASNPTNI